A window of the Mucilaginibacter sp. cycad4 genome harbors these coding sequences:
- a CDS encoding FecR domain-containing protein produces the protein MAKFPFRKKRSGANDRHLQEELVNKYLDELDLRSVQNEAGDKVEFNTDGVYSRINAVLDNAEKKNRGKSKRWMVAASLLAGLCISVTAAYHYRYALLDSLDPIADKQLVAANGQTVNFTLADGTKIWLNAGSKLIYPETFRGEKREIKLEGEAFLDVAHDPEKAFIIHTGQVRTQVLGTSFNIKAYTNERFIKVDVLSGKVGVVTPAGKAKSITTFLTPAEEVVFNKDGLSVTKNKQVDVNALSSWKDGELVFKNMALTEVLNTINRHFNVTVKADVNLVRCSITANFTNVSLENIMKIISKLVKGKAVQKGSVYQLKGRGC, from the coding sequence ATGGCAAAATTCCCTTTCAGAAAAAAACGATCCGGCGCAAATGACAGGCATTTGCAGGAAGAGCTTGTGAATAAATATCTCGACGAGCTTGATCTCCGCAGCGTACAAAACGAGGCCGGAGATAAGGTGGAATTTAATACTGATGGTGTATACAGCAGGATCAATGCTGTTTTAGATAATGCCGAGAAGAAAAACCGTGGCAAATCAAAAAGATGGATGGTTGCTGCCTCGCTTCTTGCGGGTTTATGTATTTCGGTAACGGCAGCTTACCATTACCGCTATGCGCTGCTCGATAGCCTTGATCCTATCGCCGATAAACAATTGGTCGCAGCAAACGGGCAAACTGTAAACTTTACACTTGCCGATGGTACCAAAATATGGTTAAATGCAGGCAGTAAGCTTATTTACCCCGAAACTTTCCGTGGCGAAAAACGCGAGATTAAGCTTGAAGGCGAGGCTTTCCTGGATGTAGCCCACGACCCGGAAAAGGCTTTTATTATACACACCGGGCAAGTGCGCACCCAGGTATTGGGTACCAGTTTTAACATCAAGGCCTACACTAATGAACGCTTTATTAAGGTTGATGTTTTGAGTGGCAAGGTAGGGGTGGTTACACCTGCAGGTAAGGCAAAAAGTATCACAACCTTTTTAACGCCTGCCGAGGAGGTTGTATTTAATAAAGACGGACTATCGGTCACCAAAAATAAACAGGTGGATGTAAACGCGCTAAGCAGCTGGAAGGATGGAGAGCTGGTGTTTAAAAACATGGCGCTGACCGAGGTGCTCAATACCATTAACCGCCACTTCAACGTAACCGTAAAGGCCGATGTTAACCTTGTACGATGCTCCATTACAGCAAATTTTACCAATGTTTCGCTGGAGAATATCATGAAGATCATATCGAAACTGGTGAAGGGCAAAGCCGTGCAAAAAGGCTCTGTTTATCAGCTAAAAGGCCGGGGCTGTTAA
- a CDS encoding TonB-dependent receptor: protein MKITSLACFVVCLMCFTAVANNSFGQKFLEVSVTLKLKNAKLTDALDKISNEKHIKFAYADNVLKPTYVVTLKVKDKSIREVLDQVLTPFNLSYKIIDDVIVIDEKPEIESNTGGIEHGPRQPIKIKGKVTDENNLVIPGASVRVKGTTIGTVTDINGNYTIDVPDANGTLVFNFIGYAAKEQPIGNEATINVQLVPERTSLNEVVVVGYGTQRRSNVIGAVDQISAKAIESKPSINLTQALQGTSPNLIIQQTSSEPGAYANVNIRGVSTLNDNTPLVVIDGITGGDINLLNPLDIESLSVLKDAGSAAIYGSRSANGVILVTTKKGKNNSRTTVNYNGQAGIQSPHVGYKPVHSYENAILRNEAMVNAGLQPIYSPQDIRNFQQQGDQQWFLDAILKDSWQQSHNLSLTGGNATTSFLVSAGVTDQRSNLVGPDYGLRRYNYRMNLTSNYGKLKLTSILAYSRSEIREHSYSTGTLIVDAGRTPTYYKIKDDQGRYLTNDVLTEFNPLGILEQGGYRTHDDDNLLGNLNAELSVTKDFKLKAVFGGRLLANHQFTRVKQVNFYPSGTYGADRNTNDDNNKNLFTNTQLLAEYAKTFNKSHNVDVLVGVANESTTSKANSIHLKYTDPELGTPTTGTIIDPSSTASNNATTETSLNSLFGRASYSYMNKYYGEFDFRVDASSKFAPQNRGAFFPSVSGGYRFTEERFMQNYRNNIGDLKLRASYGILGNQSVGDYQYLRTYGPFQNAYGFNNSGVGGTAIAFANPDLRWERAATLNIGVDAGFLKNSLTVAIDYFNKTTRDILLPPIVPGTFGAGLPSYNAGKVQNHGWELTVNYYLTTQNFKHSFSFNVADSKNKVLYLEGGDQLKSYDEMQVINRVGLPIGSYVALKRDGYFQNLDDIKNGPKPTGLTVSPGDNRYVDVNGDGVIDDNDKFVFGNPFPRLTFGFTYNVSYKGFDFNLFLQGVGKRSMFIRGEQVEPFHVNYSQVIYQHELDFWTPQNPDARFPRLAASGSQSNENNFRRGSDMYLFDGKYLRVKNVQVGYTLPNAWAKLLGLQKLRAYVSGQNLLTFSGVKFIDPESTEFNSNLGAGGANSARSYPTPIYYGFGLDVTL from the coding sequence ATGAAAATTACCTCGCTTGCCTGCTTTGTGGTTTGCCTGATGTGCTTTACGGCCGTGGCAAACAACTCGTTCGGGCAAAAATTCCTGGAGGTATCGGTTACGCTCAAATTAAAAAATGCCAAGCTAACCGATGCGCTGGATAAGATCTCGAACGAAAAGCATATCAAATTTGCCTACGCCGATAATGTACTTAAACCAACTTATGTTGTGACGCTTAAGGTTAAAGACAAAAGTATCAGGGAAGTACTTGATCAGGTATTAACTCCCTTCAATCTCAGCTATAAGATCATTGACGATGTTATTGTTATTGACGAAAAGCCCGAAATTGAAAGCAATACGGGAGGGATTGAGCATGGCCCCAGGCAACCCATCAAAATCAAAGGTAAAGTTACCGACGAAAACAACTTAGTTATACCCGGCGCAAGCGTACGGGTTAAAGGCACCACCATAGGCACAGTGACCGATATTAATGGTAATTATACCATTGATGTACCTGATGCCAATGGAACCCTCGTATTTAACTTTATAGGCTATGCAGCTAAAGAGCAGCCTATTGGCAATGAGGCCACGATAAATGTGCAACTGGTTCCCGAACGTACCTCGCTTAATGAGGTGGTGGTGGTAGGCTATGGTACCCAGCGGCGTTCAAACGTTATTGGCGCGGTAGATCAGATCAGCGCTAAAGCCATTGAATCAAAGCCTTCCATAAACTTAACGCAGGCATTGCAAGGCACGTCGCCCAACCTTATCATCCAGCAAACCAGCTCCGAACCCGGAGCTTATGCCAATGTGAACATCAGGGGGGTAAGCACGCTTAATGATAATACACCCCTGGTGGTTATAGATGGTATTACCGGCGGCGATATCAACCTGCTTAACCCTTTGGACATCGAAAGTCTTTCGGTATTGAAAGATGCAGGTTCAGCAGCTATTTATGGTTCGCGTTCGGCCAATGGTGTTATTTTGGTTACTACTAAAAAAGGTAAAAATAACTCGCGTACTACGGTTAATTATAACGGGCAGGCAGGTATCCAATCGCCGCATGTGGGCTATAAACCGGTACACAGCTATGAAAATGCCATTTTACGCAACGAGGCTATGGTTAATGCCGGTTTGCAGCCAATTTATAGTCCGCAGGATATCCGCAACTTTCAGCAGCAGGGCGATCAGCAATGGTTTCTGGACGCTATTTTAAAAGATTCGTGGCAACAAAGTCACAACTTGAGCTTAACAGGCGGTAATGCTACCACCTCGTTCCTGGTATCTGCCGGGGTGACCGATCAGCGCAGCAATCTTGTTGGGCCGGATTACGGCTTAAGGCGCTATAACTACCGCATGAACTTAACCAGTAACTACGGTAAGTTAAAGCTCACAAGTATCCTTGCCTATTCGCGCTCTGAAATCCGCGAACACTCCTACAGCACTGGGACTTTGATTGTTGATGCGGGCCGTACACCTACCTATTATAAAATAAAGGATGATCAGGGCCGGTACCTTACCAATGATGTACTGACCGAGTTTAACCCGCTGGGGATCCTGGAGCAGGGCGGCTATCGTACCCATGATGATGACAACCTGTTGGGCAACTTAAATGCCGAACTGTCGGTTACCAAAGACTTTAAGCTCAAAGCCGTTTTTGGCGGACGGTTACTTGCAAATCACCAGTTTACAAGGGTTAAGCAGGTTAACTTTTATCCTTCAGGCACTTATGGGGCCGACAGGAACACCAACGATGATAATAACAAGAACCTGTTTACCAATACCCAGTTACTGGCCGAATATGCTAAAACCTTCAATAAATCGCACAATGTTGACGTGCTTGTAGGTGTAGCGAATGAATCAACAACCAGTAAGGCAAACAGCATCCACCTAAAATATACCGATCCTGAACTGGGCACACCTACTACAGGTACTATCATTGATCCAAGTTCAACGGCTTCAAATAATGCTACTACCGAAACCAGCCTTAATTCATTGTTTGGCAGGGCAAGCTACTCGTACATGAACAAGTACTATGGTGAGTTTGATTTTCGTGTAGACGCTTCATCAAAATTTGCACCACAAAACCGTGGCGCTTTCTTCCCTTCGGTATCGGGTGGCTATCGCTTTACCGAGGAGCGCTTCATGCAAAACTACCGCAACAATATCGGCGATCTGAAACTGCGTGCATCATACGGTATTTTAGGTAACCAAAGTGTTGGCGATTATCAATACCTGCGTACTTACGGCCCTTTCCAAAATGCTTATGGCTTTAACAACTCAGGTGTAGGCGGTACAGCTATAGCTTTTGCCAATCCCGATTTGCGCTGGGAGCGTGCTGCAACACTTAACATTGGGGTTGATGCCGGCTTCCTGAAAAACAGTTTGACCGTTGCTATTGATTACTTCAATAAAACCACCCGCGATATCCTGCTGCCCCCAATTGTACCGGGAACGTTTGGCGCCGGTTTGCCAAGCTATAACGCGGGTAAAGTACAAAACCACGGCTGGGAGCTAACGGTTAACTACTACCTTACTACGCAAAACTTTAAACATTCCTTTAGCTTCAACGTAGCCGACAGCAAAAACAAGGTGCTTTACCTCGAAGGCGGCGATCAGCTGAAAAGCTATGATGAGATGCAGGTGATCAACCGGGTAGGCTTGCCGATAGGCTCATATGTTGCCTTAAAGCGCGATGGTTATTTTCAAAACCTGGATGATATTAAAAACGGGCCTAAGCCAACCGGCTTAACCGTATCACCGGGCGATAACCGCTATGTGGACGTTAATGGCGATGGAGTAATTGATGATAACGATAAGTTTGTTTTCGGCAACCCGTTCCCCCGTTTAACTTTTGGGTTTACCTACAATGTAAGTTATAAAGGTTTTGACTTTAACCTGTTTTTGCAGGGCGTGGGTAAACGCAGTATGTTTATCAGGGGTGAGCAGGTTGAGCCTTTCCACGTAAACTATTCGCAGGTTATTTACCAGCATGAGCTTGATTTCTGGACACCTCAAAATCCCGACGCCCGTTTCCCGAGGCTTGCAGCCAGCGGAAGCCAGTCAAACGAAAACAACTTCAGGCGTGGCTCAGATATGTATTTGTTTGATGGCAAATACCTGCGCGTAAAGAATGTACAGGTAGGCTACACACTTCCAAATGCATGGGCCAAATTGTTGGGCTTACAAAAACTGAGGGCTTATGTGTCGGGCCAAAACCTGCTTACGTTTTCGGGCGTGAAGTTTATCGATCCTGAATCGACAGAATTTAACAGTAACCTGGGGGCAGGTGGCGCTAACAGCGCGAGGTCTTACCCAACGCCCATTTACTATGGTTTTGGTTTAGATGTAACCCTATAA
- a CDS encoding RagB/SusD family nutrient uptake outer membrane protein produces MKKYSTYKTAFLVLLASISACKKLDLAPTNKFTDSNFWTTTEKADAVLNTAYSQMFSNDYFFYNEGASDNAYNGRGDNQGAASLAAGTYDPSLGRIKQEWGFHYSGIKTCNIFLENVDRVTAMDATLKARMKAEARFIRAFHYFMLETWWGDVPLFDKDISIDQSKSIARTPKAQVVDFVLKELDAATTDLPVNTAYKDADRGRITKGAAIALKARVLLYESRWQEVAATCEKLMNDNSNGTYSLFPSYEGLFLPQNEYNSEVIFDLEFVPDVRTYSNFFDMAPLAVGARLNALAPTQELVDSYLMENGKKITDAGSGYDENNPYVNRDPRLTNTVVYNGYKWKKPDNSVQVIYTKPGDDPGATKPDEYAPGKVSSPTAYYTRKYYDPSSAVNFQSALNLILIRYADVLLMYAEAKNELGQLDAGVWDKTIKALRSRAGFTDAPALNFSAAGQADLRDIVRNERRVELAMEGLRVFDIRRWHTAETVLNGWAHGAKYGPASVDNGYIRANLRTFDKGKNYLWPIPRDERAVDPNLTQNPGW; encoded by the coding sequence ATGAAAAAATATTCGACATATAAAACCGCCTTCTTAGTATTACTGGCCAGTATATCGGCCTGTAAAAAGCTCGACCTGGCGCCAACCAATAAGTTCACCGACAGCAATTTCTGGACAACCACCGAAAAGGCCGATGCGGTACTTAATACAGCCTACTCGCAAATGTTTAGCAACGACTATTTCTTCTATAATGAAGGAGCGTCGGATAACGCGTACAATGGTCGCGGAGATAACCAGGGTGCAGCCTCGCTTGCCGCAGGTACTTACGATCCATCATTGGGGCGGATCAAACAGGAGTGGGGCTTCCATTACAGCGGCATAAAAACCTGCAACATTTTCTTAGAGAATGTAGATAGGGTAACTGCTATGGATGCAACGCTGAAAGCCCGCATGAAAGCCGAAGCAAGGTTTATCCGTGCTTTCCATTATTTTATGCTTGAAACCTGGTGGGGCGATGTGCCTTTGTTTGATAAAGACATCAGTATTGACCAATCAAAAAGCATTGCACGCACGCCAAAAGCACAGGTTGTTGATTTTGTGCTGAAGGAGCTTGATGCCGCCACAACTGATTTGCCGGTTAATACCGCTTATAAAGATGCCGACAGAGGGCGTATCACCAAAGGTGCAGCTATCGCCTTAAAAGCAAGAGTGCTGCTGTATGAAAGCCGCTGGCAGGAAGTTGCCGCTACCTGCGAAAAGCTGATGAATGATAACAGCAATGGCACCTACAGTCTGTTCCCGTCATATGAGGGATTGTTTTTACCGCAAAATGAATACAACAGCGAGGTGATCTTCGACCTGGAATTTGTTCCGGATGTGCGCACATACAGCAACTTTTTTGATATGGCGCCGCTTGCTGTTGGTGCCCGCTTAAACGCCCTTGCCCCAACCCAGGAACTGGTTGACAGTTACCTGATGGAAAACGGCAAAAAGATCACGGATGCGGGTTCGGGATACGATGAAAACAATCCATATGTAAATCGCGACCCAAGGCTTACCAATACGGTTGTGTACAATGGTTATAAATGGAAAAAGCCCGATAACAGCGTTCAGGTAATTTACACCAAACCGGGCGATGATCCCGGCGCTACCAAGCCTGATGAATATGCGCCTGGCAAAGTAAGCTCGCCTACTGCTTATTATACCCGTAAATATTACGACCCTTCATCTGCCGTAAATTTTCAATCTGCCTTAAACCTGATCCTGATCCGTTATGCCGATGTACTGCTGATGTATGCCGAAGCTAAAAATGAGCTTGGGCAGTTGGATGCCGGTGTTTGGGATAAAACGATAAAAGCGCTGCGCAGCCGGGCTGGCTTTACCGATGCTCCTGCACTTAACTTCAGCGCAGCCGGACAGGCCGACTTAAGAGATATTGTGCGTAATGAGCGCCGTGTAGAGCTGGCTATGGAAGGCCTGCGGGTATTTGATATCCGCCGCTGGCATACTGCCGAAACCGTTCTGAACGGCTGGGCGCATGGTGCCAAGTATGGCCCTGCATCTGTTGATAACGGTTATATCAGGGCTAACCTGCGCACTTTTGACAAGGGGAAAAACTACCTGTGGCCAATCCCGCGCGATGAGCGCGCCGTTGACCCTAACCTAACTCAAAACCCGGGCTGGTAA
- a CDS encoding SusE domain-containing protein, translating to MKNITYCLMAGIITILMLTGCKKDKTLQHTQVSAVTNLFAPANNKFIQLEPVTGSATFEWAEAHAEDNGLVLYEVAFDKEGGDFSKPVYTIPSDANGLYNKLTISYKDLNKVADLAGIQPQATGKLKWTVMSSKGINVVKATASSIIEVQRAAGFTDIPADLYLTGSATEGGEDLSKAVHFKQTAAGVFEAWTSIKAGTYHFAERNTGTPATYSIDGVKLLKDGNTTVTGATKVERIVVDFTSASAAITEVTEVGLWFAADNKVWFPIPYKAGGKWEIDNASIVFHQESWGRDERYKFRFTLKDASGNSSTQFYGSKNSDNSRPDANTAKSFWYMVPVNNAQYDFCFKFTGAADNHNADIVVDFSADATAYTHIVTVK from the coding sequence ATGAAAAATATTACATACTGCCTTATGGCAGGCATCATAACCATTTTAATGCTAACAGGCTGTAAAAAGGATAAAACCTTGCAGCATACACAGGTATCGGCAGTAACCAACCTGTTTGCTCCTGCAAATAACAAATTCATTCAACTGGAGCCGGTAACCGGTTCGGCCACTTTTGAATGGGCCGAAGCTCATGCCGAAGACAATGGCCTGGTGTTATATGAAGTGGCTTTTGATAAAGAAGGCGGTGATTTCTCAAAACCTGTTTATACCATTCCTTCAGATGCTAACGGTTTGTACAACAAACTTACCATCTCTTATAAAGACCTGAATAAGGTGGCCGATCTGGCGGGGATCCAGCCGCAGGCCACCGGTAAATTGAAATGGACCGTAATGTCATCAAAAGGCATCAATGTGGTTAAGGCAACTGCTTCAAGCATTATTGAGGTTCAGCGTGCTGCCGGCTTTACCGATATTCCTGCCGATCTGTACCTAACCGGTTCAGCTACCGAAGGCGGCGAAGACTTAAGTAAAGCTGTACACTTTAAGCAAACCGCCGCCGGTGTATTCGAGGCCTGGACATCAATAAAAGCGGGTACCTATCACTTTGCCGAACGTAATACGGGCACACCTGCCACTTATTCTATCGATGGCGTTAAACTTTTAAAAGATGGTAATACCACTGTAACCGGGGCAACCAAGGTTGAACGTATTGTGGTTGACTTTACTTCGGCCTCAGCTGCGATAACCGAAGTGACAGAAGTTGGTTTATGGTTTGCTGCCGATAATAAAGTTTGGTTTCCGATCCCTTACAAAGCAGGTGGTAAATGGGAAATTGATAATGCTTCTATCGTTTTCCACCAGGAGTCATGGGGTAGGGACGAGCGTTATAAGTTCCGTTTTACTCTTAAAGACGCATCCGGCAATAGTTCAACCCAGTTTTACGGAAGCAAAAACTCAGATAACAGTCGCCCGGATGCCAATACAGCTAAATCATTCTGGTACATGGTGCCGGTTAATAATGCGCAGTATGATTTCTGCTTTAAGTTTACCGGGGCAGCCGATAATCACAACGCAGATATCGTAGTTGATTTTAGCGCCGATGCGACCGCCTACACCCACATTGTTACTGTTAAATAA
- a CDS encoding glycoside hydrolase family 76 protein — MKNKLFNNIANVALVGAMAMTFSSCLKDKPFPLYGNKASAKVEYKYAETADSLQEKTYTTFISANGNYFVANNAGSTTFNYWPNAHTLDVFTDAYLRTNNDVYKQRMSSLLAGIKTTNGGLSNNFYDDMEWLDLANLRAYSATNDAAYLTAAHTLWTDIQTGENNNQGGGIAWRKNQLDYKNTPANAPAIIFAARLYALEKNEADLATAKRLYTWLKKTLLDPSGIIWDGINANGDGQISKWKFTYNQGIFIGAALELYHVTKDAAYLTDAVNTANATINDTDISPGGILKSEGQGDGGLFKGILIRYLTLLALDQDVAETDRTKFISFLKFNAETLYTAGIERPSLMISPDWKKQPSGTTDLTTQLSGVMMVEAAATLKKAGKL, encoded by the coding sequence ATGAAAAATAAGCTATTCAATAACATAGCCAATGTTGCCCTTGTGGGCGCTATGGCCATGACTTTTTCATCGTGCTTAAAGGACAAACCTTTCCCGCTGTACGGAAATAAAGCTTCGGCAAAGGTGGAATATAAGTACGCCGAAACGGCAGATTCCTTACAGGAAAAAACATATACCACGTTCATATCAGCAAACGGGAATTACTTCGTAGCAAATAACGCGGGTAGCACCACCTTTAATTACTGGCCCAATGCCCATACGCTGGATGTTTTTACCGATGCCTACCTGCGCACCAATAATGATGTCTATAAGCAAAGAATGAGCTCGCTTTTGGCCGGGATTAAAACCACTAATGGCGGTCTTTCCAATAATTTTTATGACGATATGGAATGGCTGGATCTGGCAAACCTGCGCGCTTATAGTGCCACAAATGATGCCGCTTATCTTACAGCTGCCCACACGCTTTGGACAGACATCCAAACCGGCGAGAATAATAACCAGGGTGGCGGTATAGCCTGGCGCAAAAATCAGTTGGATTATAAAAACACACCTGCAAATGCACCTGCCATTATTTTTGCCGCCCGCTTATATGCGCTGGAAAAAAATGAGGCCGACCTCGCGACAGCAAAAAGATTATATACCTGGCTAAAGAAAACCCTGCTTGATCCTTCGGGTATTATCTGGGATGGCATAAACGCCAATGGCGACGGGCAGATCAGCAAGTGGAAGTTTACCTATAACCAGGGGATATTTATTGGCGCAGCACTGGAGCTCTATCATGTTACCAAAGATGCCGCCTACCTTACTGATGCTGTAAACACTGCCAATGCCACCATTAATGATACAGATATTTCACCCGGCGGGATCCTGAAATCGGAAGGACAGGGCGATGGTGGTTTGTTTAAGGGGATCCTGATCAGGTATCTTACATTACTGGCCCTTGATCAGGATGTTGCTGAAACCGATAGGACTAAGTTTATCAGCTTCCTCAAATTTAACGCCGAAACTTTGTACACAGCAGGTATCGAAAGGCCATCGCTTATGATCAGCCCGGATTGGAAAAAGCAACCATCGGGAACAACAGACCTTACTACCCAGTTAAGCGGTGTAATGATGGTTGAAGCCGCTGCTACTTTGAAGAAGGCAGGGAAGTTGTAA
- a CDS encoding GIY-YIG nuclease family protein: protein MPDKQGHVYIMTNAYRTTFYIGVTSDLRARIWQHINGEGSLFVKKYRLYDLVYYEHFHRITDAIDREKQLKNWHKDWKINLIKSINPTIKDLKEDLELD, encoded by the coding sequence ATGCCAGATAAACAAGGTCATGTTTACATTATGACCAATGCCTATCGTACTACATTTTATATCGGCGTCACAAGCGATCTCCGTGCAAGAATTTGGCAGCATATTAATGGAGAAGGTTCATTATTTGTGAAGAAGTATCGCTTATATGACTTGGTTTATTATGAACACTTTCATAGAATAACCGATGCTATTGATAGAGAAAAGCAATTAAAGAATTGGCATAAGGATTGGAAAATCAACCTGATCAAATCTATTAACCCAACGATTAAGGATTTAAAGGAAGATTTGGAATTGGATTGA